In Chanodichthys erythropterus isolate Z2021 chromosome 9, ASM2448905v1, whole genome shotgun sequence, a genomic segment contains:
- the slc44a5b gene encoding choline transporter-like protein 5-B isoform X6, translated as MTGPKGGYYKAELGEPHKFDPTFRGPVHNRGCTDVLCCVIFVIVILGYIVLGTVAWMHGDPRKVVYPTDSYGQFCGQRDTPNANKAILFYFNILQCANPTVLINLQCPTTQLCVSKCPDRFATYIDMQYNYRRNKTYWEYYKQFCKPGFNNPDKPVSQVLRDEDCPSMIVPSRPFLQRCFPDFITRNGMLTVANQTSFKDGHGKTRSVIDLRDAANGITSLLDAKEIGIKIFEDYASSWFWILIGLVISMLVSLIFILLLRFTAGVLFYMVIFGVIAAVGYGIWHCYWEYSSLKGKPDSDITISDIGFQTDFRVYLQLSQTWLIFMISLAVIEAFIILVLIFLRNRVRIAIALLKEGSKAIGCIMSTLFYPIITFLLLSLCIAYWAVTAVFLASSGDAVYKVMSTLPDCKYTNLTCDPETFSQSNVTKLCPGSQCTFAFYGGESLYHRYIFVLQLCNLLVFLWLVNFTIALGQCTLAGAFASYYWALRKPEDIPPCPLASSFGRALRYHTGSLAFGALILSIVQFIRIILEYLDHKLKGAHNAFTRFLLCCLKCCFWCLEHFIKFMNRNAYIMISIYGKNFCASARDAFFLLMRNVMRVAVLDKVTDFLLFLGKLLISGSVGVLAFFFFTRQIPVIQEEVPSLNYHWVPLLTVIFGSYMIAHGFFNVYAMCVDTLFLCFCEDLERNDGSPSKPYYMPPGLHRILNKNDQAGKKYAVS; from the exons ATGACTGGACCGAAAGGAGGATACTACAAAGCAGAATTGG GGGAGCCACACAAATTTGACCCCACATTCAGAGGACCTGTTCACAATAG GGGCTGCACAGACGTGCTTTGCTGTGTGATCTTTGTCATCGTCATCCTCGGATACATCGTTCTGGGAACAGTGG ccTGGATGCATGGGGATCCCCGGAAAGTGGTCTACCCGACAGACAGCTATGGGCAGTTCTGTGGACAGCGGGACACTCCTAATGC AAATAAAGCCATATTATTTTACTTCAATATTTTACAATGTGCCAATCCTACAGTCCTCATTAACCTCCAGTGCCCTACAACTCAG CTGTGTGTATCCAAGTGCCCAGATAGATTTGCCACATACATTGACATGCAATACAACTATAGACGCAATAAGACCTACTGGGAATACTACAAGCAATTCTGCAAGCCGGGATTCAACAATCCTGATAAG CCGGTTTCTCAGGTGCTTAGGGATGAAGATTGTCCCTCAATGATTGTGCCAAGCAGACCAT TTCTCCAGAGGTGCTTTCCCGATTTTATCACCAGAAACGGGATGTTAACTGTTGCCAACCAAACAAGCTTCAAAGATGGACATGGTAAAACCAGAAGTGTCATCGATCTGAGAGATGCGGCAAA TGGCATCACCAGCCTGTTGGATGCAAAGGAGATCGGCATCAAGATCTTTGAGGATTATGCCAGCTCTTGGTTTTGGATCCTAAT TGGTCTGGTGATTAGCATGCTGGTCAGTCTGATCTTTATTCTCCTGCTGAGGTTCACCGCTGGGGTTCTCTTCTATATGGTCATCTTCGGGGTCATCGCAGCTGTTGGCTATG GAATATGGCATTGTTATTGGGAGTACAGTTCTCTCAAGGGGAAGCCGGACTCTGATATCACCATCTCAGACATTGGATTCCAGACTGACTTTCGAGTGTACCTGCAGCTGAGTCAGACCTGGCTCATATTCA TGATCTCCTTGGCTGTCATTGAAGCTTTCATCATCTTAGTGCTGATATTCCTGCGGAACAGAGTTCGTATTGCCATCGCTCTTCTGAAGGAGGGCAGCAA GGCGATTGGCTGCATCATGTCAACACTGTTCTATCCCATCATCACCTTTCTGCTGCTGTCTCTGTGTATCGCATACTGGGCCGTTACTGCTGT GTTCCTGGCATCATCTGGCGATGCAGTCTATAAAGTAATGTCAACACTACCTGACTGCAAGTATACCAATCTCACCTGTGACCCAGAG ACCTTCAGTCAATCAAACGTGACTAAACTGTGTCCAGGCTCCCAGTGCACGTTTGCTTTTTACGGTGGGGAGAGTTTGTACCACCGTTATATCTTTGTACTTCAGCTCTGCAATTTACTGGTCTTCCTCTGGCTGGTGAATTTCACCATCGCTCTGGGCCAGTGCACCCTCGCTGGGGCTTTTGCCTCATATTACTGGGCCTTGAGGAAGCCAGAAGACATCCCACCTTGCCCCTTGGCTTCATCATTTGGCAGGGCTTTAAG GTATCACACAGGCTCTCTTGCATTTGGAGCTTTGATTCTTTCCATCGTACAGTTCATCCGGATTATTCTGGAGTATCTCGACCACAAACTGAAAG GTGCTCACAATGCATTTACACGCTTCCTGCTGTGCTGCCTCAAATGCTGTTTCTGGTGCCTTGAGCACTTCATCAAGTTCATGAACAGGAATGCTTACATTATG ATTTCAATATATGGGAAGAATTTCTGTGCCTCAGCGCGAGACGCTTTCTTCCTGTTAATGAGGAACGTTATGAG AGTTGCTGTTCTGGACAAGGTGACTGACTTCCTGCTGTTCTTGGGCAAACTGCTGATCTCAGGGAGTGTGG GTGTCCTCGCATTCTTTTTCTTTACCCGCCAAATACCAGTAATCCAGGAAGAGGTGCCATCATTAAATTACCATTGGGTCCCTCTACTG ACTGTGATATTTGGATCCTATATGATTGCACACGGATTCTTTAACGTCTATGCCATGTGTGTAGATACATTGTTCCTCTGCTTCT GTGAAGATCTTGAAAGGAACGATGGTAGTCCTTCCAAACCGTATTACATGCCTCCAGGCCTGCACAGGATACTTAACAAAAATGACCAAGCAGGCAAAAAGTATGCTGTGTCCTGA
- the slc44a5b gene encoding choline transporter-like protein 5-B isoform X2, whose amino-acid sequence MQYNYRRNKTYWEYYKQFCKPGFNNPDKPVSQVLRDEDCPSMIVPSRPFLQRCFPDFITRNGMLTVANQTSFKDGHGKTRSVIDLRDAAKQERKVLSGKVTAMQQGTESGITSLLDAKEIGIKIFEDYASSWFWILIGLVISMLVSLIFILLLRFTAGVLFYMVIFGVIAAVGYGIWHCYWEYSSLKGKPDSDITISDIGFQTDFRVYLQLSQTWLIFMISLAVIEAFIILVLIFLRNRVRIAIALLKEGSKAIGCIMSTLFYPIITFLLLSLCIAYWAVTAVFLASSGDAVYKVMSTLPDCKYTNLTCDPETFSQSNVTKLCPGSQCTFAFYGGESLYHRYIFVLQLCNLLVFLWLVNFTIALGQCTLAGAFASYYWALRKPEDIPPCPLASSFGRALRYHTGSLAFGALILSIVQFIRIILEYLDHKLKGAHNAFTRFLLCCLKCCFWCLEHFIKFMNRNAYIMISIYGKNFCASARDAFFLLMRNVMRVAVLDKVTDFLLFLGKLLISGSVGVLAFFFFTRQIPVIQEEVPSLNYHWVPLLTVIFGSYMIAHGFFNVYAMCVDTLFLCFCEDLERNDGSPSKPYYMPPGLHRILNKNDQAGKKYAVS is encoded by the exons ATGCAATACAACTATAGACGCAATAAGACCTACTGGGAATACTACAAGCAATTCTGCAAGCCGGGATTCAACAATCCTGATAAG CCGGTTTCTCAGGTGCTTAGGGATGAAGATTGTCCCTCAATGATTGTGCCAAGCAGACCAT TTCTCCAGAGGTGCTTTCCCGATTTTATCACCAGAAACGGGATGTTAACTGTTGCCAACCAAACAAGCTTCAAAGATGGACATGGTAAAACCAGAAGTGTCATCGATCTGAGAGATGCGGCAAA GCAAGAGAGGAAAGTTTTATCTGG CAAAGTTACAGCCATGCAGCAAGGAACAGAAAG TGGCATCACCAGCCTGTTGGATGCAAAGGAGATCGGCATCAAGATCTTTGAGGATTATGCCAGCTCTTGGTTTTGGATCCTAAT TGGTCTGGTGATTAGCATGCTGGTCAGTCTGATCTTTATTCTCCTGCTGAGGTTCACCGCTGGGGTTCTCTTCTATATGGTCATCTTCGGGGTCATCGCAGCTGTTGGCTATG GAATATGGCATTGTTATTGGGAGTACAGTTCTCTCAAGGGGAAGCCGGACTCTGATATCACCATCTCAGACATTGGATTCCAGACTGACTTTCGAGTGTACCTGCAGCTGAGTCAGACCTGGCTCATATTCA TGATCTCCTTGGCTGTCATTGAAGCTTTCATCATCTTAGTGCTGATATTCCTGCGGAACAGAGTTCGTATTGCCATCGCTCTTCTGAAGGAGGGCAGCAA GGCGATTGGCTGCATCATGTCAACACTGTTCTATCCCATCATCACCTTTCTGCTGCTGTCTCTGTGTATCGCATACTGGGCCGTTACTGCTGT GTTCCTGGCATCATCTGGCGATGCAGTCTATAAAGTAATGTCAACACTACCTGACTGCAAGTATACCAATCTCACCTGTGACCCAGAG ACCTTCAGTCAATCAAACGTGACTAAACTGTGTCCAGGCTCCCAGTGCACGTTTGCTTTTTACGGTGGGGAGAGTTTGTACCACCGTTATATCTTTGTACTTCAGCTCTGCAATTTACTGGTCTTCCTCTGGCTGGTGAATTTCACCATCGCTCTGGGCCAGTGCACCCTCGCTGGGGCTTTTGCCTCATATTACTGGGCCTTGAGGAAGCCAGAAGACATCCCACCTTGCCCCTTGGCTTCATCATTTGGCAGGGCTTTAAG GTATCACACAGGCTCTCTTGCATTTGGAGCTTTGATTCTTTCCATCGTACAGTTCATCCGGATTATTCTGGAGTATCTCGACCACAAACTGAAAG GTGCTCACAATGCATTTACACGCTTCCTGCTGTGCTGCCTCAAATGCTGTTTCTGGTGCCTTGAGCACTTCATCAAGTTCATGAACAGGAATGCTTACATTATG ATTTCAATATATGGGAAGAATTTCTGTGCCTCAGCGCGAGACGCTTTCTTCCTGTTAATGAGGAACGTTATGAG AGTTGCTGTTCTGGACAAGGTGACTGACTTCCTGCTGTTCTTGGGCAAACTGCTGATCTCAGGGAGTGTGG GTGTCCTCGCATTCTTTTTCTTTACCCGCCAAATACCAGTAATCCAGGAAGAGGTGCCATCATTAAATTACCATTGGGTCCCTCTACTG ACTGTGATATTTGGATCCTATATGATTGCACACGGATTCTTTAACGTCTATGCCATGTGTGTAGATACATTGTTCCTCTGCTTCT GTGAAGATCTTGAAAGGAACGATGGTAGTCCTTCCAAACCGTATTACATGCCTCCAGGCCTGCACAGGATACTTAACAAAAATGACCAAGCAGGCAAAAAGTATGCTGTGTCCTGA
- the slc44a5b gene encoding choline transporter-like protein 5-B isoform X1, whose protein sequence is MQYNYRRNKTYWEYYKQFCKPGFNNPDKPVSQVLRDEDCPSMIVPSRPFLQRCFPDFITRNGMLTVANQTSFKDGHGKTRSVIDLRDAAKQERKVLSGKVTAMQQGTESGITSLLDAKEIGIKIFEDYASSWFWILIGLVISMLVSLIFILLLRFTAGVLFYMVIFGVIAAVGYGIWHCYWEYSSLKGKPDSDITISDIGFQTDFRVYLQLSQTWLIFMISLAVIEAFIILVLIFLRNRVRIAIALLKEGSKAIGCIMSTLFYPIITFLLLSLCIAYWAVTAVFLASSGDAVYKVMSTLPDCKYTNLTCDPETFSQSNVTKLCPGSQCTFAFYGGESLYHRYIFVLQLCNLLVFLWLVNFTIALGQCTLAGAFASYYWALRKPEDIPPCPLASSFGRALRYHTGSLAFGALILSIVQFIRIILEYLDHKLKGAHNAFTRFLLCCLKCCFWCLEHFIKFMNRNAYIMISIYGKNFCASARDAFFLLMRNVMRVAVLDKVTDFLLFLGKLLISGSVGVLAFFFFTRQIPVIQEEVPSLNYHWVPLLTVIFGSYMIAHGFFNVYAMCVDTLFLCFLLDLEKNNGSANRPYYMGGSLRAILNKKNHKRPKEKKKGRK, encoded by the exons ATGCAATACAACTATAGACGCAATAAGACCTACTGGGAATACTACAAGCAATTCTGCAAGCCGGGATTCAACAATCCTGATAAG CCGGTTTCTCAGGTGCTTAGGGATGAAGATTGTCCCTCAATGATTGTGCCAAGCAGACCAT TTCTCCAGAGGTGCTTTCCCGATTTTATCACCAGAAACGGGATGTTAACTGTTGCCAACCAAACAAGCTTCAAAGATGGACATGGTAAAACCAGAAGTGTCATCGATCTGAGAGATGCGGCAAA GCAAGAGAGGAAAGTTTTATCTGG CAAAGTTACAGCCATGCAGCAAGGAACAGAAAG TGGCATCACCAGCCTGTTGGATGCAAAGGAGATCGGCATCAAGATCTTTGAGGATTATGCCAGCTCTTGGTTTTGGATCCTAAT TGGTCTGGTGATTAGCATGCTGGTCAGTCTGATCTTTATTCTCCTGCTGAGGTTCACCGCTGGGGTTCTCTTCTATATGGTCATCTTCGGGGTCATCGCAGCTGTTGGCTATG GAATATGGCATTGTTATTGGGAGTACAGTTCTCTCAAGGGGAAGCCGGACTCTGATATCACCATCTCAGACATTGGATTCCAGACTGACTTTCGAGTGTACCTGCAGCTGAGTCAGACCTGGCTCATATTCA TGATCTCCTTGGCTGTCATTGAAGCTTTCATCATCTTAGTGCTGATATTCCTGCGGAACAGAGTTCGTATTGCCATCGCTCTTCTGAAGGAGGGCAGCAA GGCGATTGGCTGCATCATGTCAACACTGTTCTATCCCATCATCACCTTTCTGCTGCTGTCTCTGTGTATCGCATACTGGGCCGTTACTGCTGT GTTCCTGGCATCATCTGGCGATGCAGTCTATAAAGTAATGTCAACACTACCTGACTGCAAGTATACCAATCTCACCTGTGACCCAGAG ACCTTCAGTCAATCAAACGTGACTAAACTGTGTCCAGGCTCCCAGTGCACGTTTGCTTTTTACGGTGGGGAGAGTTTGTACCACCGTTATATCTTTGTACTTCAGCTCTGCAATTTACTGGTCTTCCTCTGGCTGGTGAATTTCACCATCGCTCTGGGCCAGTGCACCCTCGCTGGGGCTTTTGCCTCATATTACTGGGCCTTGAGGAAGCCAGAAGACATCCCACCTTGCCCCTTGGCTTCATCATTTGGCAGGGCTTTAAG GTATCACACAGGCTCTCTTGCATTTGGAGCTTTGATTCTTTCCATCGTACAGTTCATCCGGATTATTCTGGAGTATCTCGACCACAAACTGAAAG GTGCTCACAATGCATTTACACGCTTCCTGCTGTGCTGCCTCAAATGCTGTTTCTGGTGCCTTGAGCACTTCATCAAGTTCATGAACAGGAATGCTTACATTATG ATTTCAATATATGGGAAGAATTTCTGTGCCTCAGCGCGAGACGCTTTCTTCCTGTTAATGAGGAACGTTATGAG AGTTGCTGTTCTGGACAAGGTGACTGACTTCCTGCTGTTCTTGGGCAAACTGCTGATCTCAGGGAGTGTGG GTGTCCTCGCATTCTTTTTCTTTACCCGCCAAATACCAGTAATCCAGGAAGAGGTGCCATCATTAAATTACCATTGGGTCCCTCTACTG ACTGTGATATTTGGATCCTATATGATTGCACACGGATTCTTTAACGTCTATGCCATGTGTGTAGATACATTGTTCCTCTGCTTCT TGCTTGATCTGGAGAAGAACAATGGCTCGGCAAACCGGCCGTATTACATGGGCGGCAGCCTGCGAGCCATCCTCAACAAGAAGAACCACAAGAGgccaaaggagaaaaagaaaggCAGAAAATAA
- the slc44a5b gene encoding choline transporter-like protein 5-B isoform X4 yields the protein MQYNYRRNKTYWEYYKQFCKPGFNNPDKPVSQVLRDEDCPSMIVPSRPFLQRCFPDFITRNGMLTVANQTSFKDGHGKTRSVIDLRDAAKQERKVLSGGITSLLDAKEIGIKIFEDYASSWFWILIGLVISMLVSLIFILLLRFTAGVLFYMVIFGVIAAVGYGIWHCYWEYSSLKGKPDSDITISDIGFQTDFRVYLQLSQTWLIFMISLAVIEAFIILVLIFLRNRVRIAIALLKEGSKAIGCIMSTLFYPIITFLLLSLCIAYWAVTAVFLASSGDAVYKVMSTLPDCKYTNLTCDPETFSQSNVTKLCPGSQCTFAFYGGESLYHRYIFVLQLCNLLVFLWLVNFTIALGQCTLAGAFASYYWALRKPEDIPPCPLASSFGRALRYHTGSLAFGALILSIVQFIRIILEYLDHKLKGAHNAFTRFLLCCLKCCFWCLEHFIKFMNRNAYIMISIYGKNFCASARDAFFLLMRNVMRVAVLDKVTDFLLFLGKLLISGSVGVLAFFFFTRQIPVIQEEVPSLNYHWVPLLTVIFGSYMIAHGFFNVYAMCVDTLFLCFLLDLEKNNGSANRPYYMGGSLRAILNKKNHKRPKEKKKGRK from the exons ATGCAATACAACTATAGACGCAATAAGACCTACTGGGAATACTACAAGCAATTCTGCAAGCCGGGATTCAACAATCCTGATAAG CCGGTTTCTCAGGTGCTTAGGGATGAAGATTGTCCCTCAATGATTGTGCCAAGCAGACCAT TTCTCCAGAGGTGCTTTCCCGATTTTATCACCAGAAACGGGATGTTAACTGTTGCCAACCAAACAAGCTTCAAAGATGGACATGGTAAAACCAGAAGTGTCATCGATCTGAGAGATGCGGCAAA GCAAGAGAGGAAAGTTTTATCTGG TGGCATCACCAGCCTGTTGGATGCAAAGGAGATCGGCATCAAGATCTTTGAGGATTATGCCAGCTCTTGGTTTTGGATCCTAAT TGGTCTGGTGATTAGCATGCTGGTCAGTCTGATCTTTATTCTCCTGCTGAGGTTCACCGCTGGGGTTCTCTTCTATATGGTCATCTTCGGGGTCATCGCAGCTGTTGGCTATG GAATATGGCATTGTTATTGGGAGTACAGTTCTCTCAAGGGGAAGCCGGACTCTGATATCACCATCTCAGACATTGGATTCCAGACTGACTTTCGAGTGTACCTGCAGCTGAGTCAGACCTGGCTCATATTCA TGATCTCCTTGGCTGTCATTGAAGCTTTCATCATCTTAGTGCTGATATTCCTGCGGAACAGAGTTCGTATTGCCATCGCTCTTCTGAAGGAGGGCAGCAA GGCGATTGGCTGCATCATGTCAACACTGTTCTATCCCATCATCACCTTTCTGCTGCTGTCTCTGTGTATCGCATACTGGGCCGTTACTGCTGT GTTCCTGGCATCATCTGGCGATGCAGTCTATAAAGTAATGTCAACACTACCTGACTGCAAGTATACCAATCTCACCTGTGACCCAGAG ACCTTCAGTCAATCAAACGTGACTAAACTGTGTCCAGGCTCCCAGTGCACGTTTGCTTTTTACGGTGGGGAGAGTTTGTACCACCGTTATATCTTTGTACTTCAGCTCTGCAATTTACTGGTCTTCCTCTGGCTGGTGAATTTCACCATCGCTCTGGGCCAGTGCACCCTCGCTGGGGCTTTTGCCTCATATTACTGGGCCTTGAGGAAGCCAGAAGACATCCCACCTTGCCCCTTGGCTTCATCATTTGGCAGGGCTTTAAG GTATCACACAGGCTCTCTTGCATTTGGAGCTTTGATTCTTTCCATCGTACAGTTCATCCGGATTATTCTGGAGTATCTCGACCACAAACTGAAAG GTGCTCACAATGCATTTACACGCTTCCTGCTGTGCTGCCTCAAATGCTGTTTCTGGTGCCTTGAGCACTTCATCAAGTTCATGAACAGGAATGCTTACATTATG ATTTCAATATATGGGAAGAATTTCTGTGCCTCAGCGCGAGACGCTTTCTTCCTGTTAATGAGGAACGTTATGAG AGTTGCTGTTCTGGACAAGGTGACTGACTTCCTGCTGTTCTTGGGCAAACTGCTGATCTCAGGGAGTGTGG GTGTCCTCGCATTCTTTTTCTTTACCCGCCAAATACCAGTAATCCAGGAAGAGGTGCCATCATTAAATTACCATTGGGTCCCTCTACTG ACTGTGATATTTGGATCCTATATGATTGCACACGGATTCTTTAACGTCTATGCCATGTGTGTAGATACATTGTTCCTCTGCTTCT TGCTTGATCTGGAGAAGAACAATGGCTCGGCAAACCGGCCGTATTACATGGGCGGCAGCCTGCGAGCCATCCTCAACAAGAAGAACCACAAGAGgccaaaggagaaaaagaaaggCAGAAAATAA
- the slc44a5b gene encoding choline transporter-like protein 5-B isoform X3 has translation MQYNYRRNKTYWEYYKQFCKPGFNNPDKPVSQVLRDEDCPSMIVPSRPFLQRCFPDFITRNGMLTVANQTSFKDGHGKTRSVIDLRDAANKVTAMQQGTESGITSLLDAKEIGIKIFEDYASSWFWILIGLVISMLVSLIFILLLRFTAGVLFYMVIFGVIAAVGYGIWHCYWEYSSLKGKPDSDITISDIGFQTDFRVYLQLSQTWLIFMISLAVIEAFIILVLIFLRNRVRIAIALLKEGSKAIGCIMSTLFYPIITFLLLSLCIAYWAVTAVFLASSGDAVYKVMSTLPDCKYTNLTCDPETFSQSNVTKLCPGSQCTFAFYGGESLYHRYIFVLQLCNLLVFLWLVNFTIALGQCTLAGAFASYYWALRKPEDIPPCPLASSFGRALRYHTGSLAFGALILSIVQFIRIILEYLDHKLKGAHNAFTRFLLCCLKCCFWCLEHFIKFMNRNAYIMISIYGKNFCASARDAFFLLMRNVMRVAVLDKVTDFLLFLGKLLISGSVGVLAFFFFTRQIPVIQEEVPSLNYHWVPLLTVIFGSYMIAHGFFNVYAMCVDTLFLCFLLDLEKNNGSANRPYYMGGSLRAILNKKNHKRPKEKKKGRK, from the exons ATGCAATACAACTATAGACGCAATAAGACCTACTGGGAATACTACAAGCAATTCTGCAAGCCGGGATTCAACAATCCTGATAAG CCGGTTTCTCAGGTGCTTAGGGATGAAGATTGTCCCTCAATGATTGTGCCAAGCAGACCAT TTCTCCAGAGGTGCTTTCCCGATTTTATCACCAGAAACGGGATGTTAACTGTTGCCAACCAAACAAGCTTCAAAGATGGACATGGTAAAACCAGAAGTGTCATCGATCTGAGAGATGCGGCAAA CAAAGTTACAGCCATGCAGCAAGGAACAGAAAG TGGCATCACCAGCCTGTTGGATGCAAAGGAGATCGGCATCAAGATCTTTGAGGATTATGCCAGCTCTTGGTTTTGGATCCTAAT TGGTCTGGTGATTAGCATGCTGGTCAGTCTGATCTTTATTCTCCTGCTGAGGTTCACCGCTGGGGTTCTCTTCTATATGGTCATCTTCGGGGTCATCGCAGCTGTTGGCTATG GAATATGGCATTGTTATTGGGAGTACAGTTCTCTCAAGGGGAAGCCGGACTCTGATATCACCATCTCAGACATTGGATTCCAGACTGACTTTCGAGTGTACCTGCAGCTGAGTCAGACCTGGCTCATATTCA TGATCTCCTTGGCTGTCATTGAAGCTTTCATCATCTTAGTGCTGATATTCCTGCGGAACAGAGTTCGTATTGCCATCGCTCTTCTGAAGGAGGGCAGCAA GGCGATTGGCTGCATCATGTCAACACTGTTCTATCCCATCATCACCTTTCTGCTGCTGTCTCTGTGTATCGCATACTGGGCCGTTACTGCTGT GTTCCTGGCATCATCTGGCGATGCAGTCTATAAAGTAATGTCAACACTACCTGACTGCAAGTATACCAATCTCACCTGTGACCCAGAG ACCTTCAGTCAATCAAACGTGACTAAACTGTGTCCAGGCTCCCAGTGCACGTTTGCTTTTTACGGTGGGGAGAGTTTGTACCACCGTTATATCTTTGTACTTCAGCTCTGCAATTTACTGGTCTTCCTCTGGCTGGTGAATTTCACCATCGCTCTGGGCCAGTGCACCCTCGCTGGGGCTTTTGCCTCATATTACTGGGCCTTGAGGAAGCCAGAAGACATCCCACCTTGCCCCTTGGCTTCATCATTTGGCAGGGCTTTAAG GTATCACACAGGCTCTCTTGCATTTGGAGCTTTGATTCTTTCCATCGTACAGTTCATCCGGATTATTCTGGAGTATCTCGACCACAAACTGAAAG GTGCTCACAATGCATTTACACGCTTCCTGCTGTGCTGCCTCAAATGCTGTTTCTGGTGCCTTGAGCACTTCATCAAGTTCATGAACAGGAATGCTTACATTATG ATTTCAATATATGGGAAGAATTTCTGTGCCTCAGCGCGAGACGCTTTCTTCCTGTTAATGAGGAACGTTATGAG AGTTGCTGTTCTGGACAAGGTGACTGACTTCCTGCTGTTCTTGGGCAAACTGCTGATCTCAGGGAGTGTGG GTGTCCTCGCATTCTTTTTCTTTACCCGCCAAATACCAGTAATCCAGGAAGAGGTGCCATCATTAAATTACCATTGGGTCCCTCTACTG ACTGTGATATTTGGATCCTATATGATTGCACACGGATTCTTTAACGTCTATGCCATGTGTGTAGATACATTGTTCCTCTGCTTCT TGCTTGATCTGGAGAAGAACAATGGCTCGGCAAACCGGCCGTATTACATGGGCGGCAGCCTGCGAGCCATCCTCAACAAGAAGAACCACAAGAGgccaaaggagaaaaagaaaggCAGAAAATAA